Proteins co-encoded in one Neoarius graeffei isolate fNeoGra1 chromosome 11, fNeoGra1.pri, whole genome shotgun sequence genomic window:
- the ikzf5 gene encoding zinc finger protein Pegasus, whose amino-acid sequence MGEEKPETLDFVKDFQEYLSQQTQHVNMISGSVSGVKDTEDVPTDLGHNGLDHPPVDISLEDGSNMLVDGFERTYDGKLKCRYCNYATRGTARLIEHIRIHTGEKPHRCHLCPFASAYERHLEAHMRSHTGEKPYKCELCAFRCSDRSNLSHHRRRRHKILPTKGTRSAPPSHRRTISALSKRGGAFAYGRRILVDLGLHRKNDADENSGANDERNDLHSPYVSLAAKDVEKTNDLEHNPLNQLSALAGQLSSLPSETPASPSADSLPEEKPSFLIQPSAAVSSNVSCPIVTLTPTPDIRDATHGGQCSDRTSTPSNSGTNSQPGTPNPNHEPQLLQHCPHCHIYFPDNVLYTIHMGCHGYENPFQCNICGHRCRNRYDFACHFARGQHKQ is encoded by the exons ATGGGCGAGGAGAAGCCGGAGACGCTGGATTTTGTGAAGGACTTTCAGGAGTATCTGAGCCAACAAACCCAACATGTGAACATGATCTCAGGCTCTGTGAGCGGCGTGAAGGACACGGAGGACGTCCCGAcag ATCTGGGACATAATGGACTCGATCACCCACCAGTGGACATTTCTCTGGAGGACGGGTCCAACATGCTTGTGGACGGTTTTGAGAGGACGTACGACGGGAAGCTGAAGTGTCGTTACTGTAACTACGCCACCAGAGGAACGGCGCGGCTCATAGAGCACATCCGCATCCACACAG gtgaaaaacctcatcgTTGTCATCTCTGTCCCTTTGCCTCGGCGTATGAGCGCCACCTGGAGGCCCACATGCGCTCTCACACCGGCGAGAAACCGTATAAATGCGAGCTCTGTGCGTTCCGTTGCAGCGACCGCAGCAACCTCTCACACCACCGCCGGCGACGACACAAAATCCTCCCCACCAAGGGCACCCGCTCGGCCCCTCCTTCTCACCGCCGAACAATCTCGGCACTCTCGAAACGGGGCGGGGCTTTCGCATACGGTCGCCGCATCCTCGTCGACCTAGGCCTGCACAGGAAAAACGACGCTGACGAGAACAGTGGCGCTAATGATGAGAGGAATGACCTTCACAGTCCCTACGTCAGTTTGGCTGCAAAAGATGTGGAGAAAACGAATGATTTGGAACACAACCCACTCAATCAGCTCTCCGCTTTGGCCGGGCAACTTTCCAGCCTCCCTTCTGAGACGCCGGCTTCTCCTAGCGCAGACTCCCTTCCTGAAGAAAAACCCTCTTTCCTTATACAACCATCAGCCGCGGTTTCCAGCAACGTCTCCTGTCCCATCGTGACGCTCACGCCAACGCCGGACATTCGGGACGCAACCCACGGGGGGCAGTGCAGCGACCGGACGAGCACGCCCAGTAACAGCGGCACGAACAGCCAGCCGGGAACACCGAACCCGAACCACGAGCCGCAGCTGCTCCAGcactgcccccactgccacatctaCTTCCCTGATAACGTCCTCTATACCATTCACATGGGTTGCCATGGCTATGAAAATCCCTTCCAGTGTAACATTTGTGGCCATAGGTGCAGAAACaggtacgattttgcctgccacttCGCCCGAGGACAGCACAAACAGTAA